In Halorientalis sp. LT38, a genomic segment contains:
- a CDS encoding DUF7289 family protein — translation MTEPRTISDRAVSDVVAFVLTFGIIISGVTIVYIGGVGALGDLRENEQVNSGERSMRGVAETMEDIHRKNVPGRSVEIGVDGGQIDLVDSSMTFTVEFASRSPESDTIDVNALVYQPSSGDTRLVYEGGAVIRDERQGFVMTHPPVFDCSDAAALVSVPRLDGDISVSTGGNLELFGERDSSNTGLHLPEGNPSNVETVTVDVSDTAVPDSWSRYFEREGWTDEGGGEYSCEGDGGGLERGYVRRTTIELRTLL, via the coding sequence ATGACAGAACCACGCACGATCTCCGACCGGGCCGTCTCCGACGTCGTCGCCTTCGTGCTGACGTTCGGGATCATCATCTCGGGCGTTACCATCGTCTACATCGGCGGCGTCGGTGCGCTGGGCGACCTGCGGGAGAACGAGCAGGTGAACAGCGGTGAGCGGTCGATGCGCGGGGTCGCCGAGACGATGGAGGACATCCACCGGAAGAACGTCCCGGGCCGGTCTGTCGAGATCGGCGTCGACGGGGGTCAGATCGATCTCGTCGACTCCTCGATGACGTTCACGGTGGAGTTCGCCTCGCGGTCCCCCGAGTCCGATACGATCGACGTCAACGCGCTGGTGTACCAGCCGTCGTCGGGGGATACTCGCCTCGTCTACGAGGGCGGCGCGGTCATCCGGGACGAGCGACAGGGGTTCGTCATGACGCACCCGCCCGTTTTCGACTGTTCCGACGCTGCCGCACTCGTCTCGGTACCGCGACTCGACGGCGACATCAGCGTCTCCACCGGGGGGAACCTCGAACTGTTCGGCGAACGCGATTCGAGCAACACCGGCCTTCACCTCCCGGAAGGGAACCCGTCGAACGTCGAGACGGTGACCGTCGACGTCTCGGACACGGCGGTCCCCGACTCCTGGAGCCGATACTTCGAGCGCGAGGGCTGGACCGACGAGGGCGGCGGTGAGTACTCCTGTGAAGGGGACGGCGGCGGTCTCGAACGCGGGTACGTCCGACGGACGACGATCGAACTCCGGACGCTGCTCTGA
- a CDS encoding DUF7266 family protein, with product MGFRNDTRGASVAITHTLTLGITALLITGLLVGAGGMLERQQQRVASQGLQNVAESVTNELKSVDRLATRSRGGEVASAASIPNHIAGHSYDVELVDRSGDRAALFVNMSVTDVTVPVEFRAESDICERELTSGPLRVVYDPDADCLTIEPTDR from the coding sequence ATGGGATTCCGAAACGACACCCGCGGCGCGTCGGTGGCGATCACGCACACGCTGACGCTCGGAATCACGGCACTGCTCATCACGGGCCTGCTAGTTGGCGCCGGCGGGATGCTCGAACGACAGCAGCAACGCGTCGCCAGTCAGGGACTCCAGAACGTCGCCGAGAGCGTCACGAACGAACTGAAGAGCGTCGATCGGCTCGCCACGCGAAGCAGGGGCGGCGAAGTCGCCTCGGCCGCGTCGATTCCCAACCACATCGCCGGCCACAGCTACGACGTCGAACTCGTCGATCGGTCGGGTGACCGGGCGGCGCTGTTCGTGAACATGTCGGTGACGGACGTCACCGTTCCCGTCGAGTTCCGGGCAGAGTCAGATATCTGCGAGCGCGAACTCACGAGCGGCCCGCTCCGCGTCGTCTACGACCCGGACGCGGACTGTCTCACCATCGAACCAACCGACCGATAA
- a CDS encoding DUF7261 family protein, whose amino-acid sequence MVTPIDADDRGQLLLVGSVAIALVIVGVVVMVNGMMFDDSIGARDNDDALADAERTIGMIESDLNALAREVRMDTRDGSGDFAPALRRNISLYSRHHTNLTFDNGIVYTNVTFDGAESINGTTIWQTQSTNQGACDRSTPYPRFTLETGGSCEANPTIVEDADAVTDFQLTVENPGTGASPETSIVVDNGAETWRLRMDTQPNGSVVVHEESPGGTSRVGVFDPSFDLELQDSGRLTVGGSESVVFAEGVDPQYDIGFENTVSGGGTALTGTYTISTDGDPSAGIGSQPETLNTVVSPAIEIYYQRQEVTYDRTILLNESGVR is encoded by the coding sequence ATGGTGACCCCGATCGACGCCGACGACCGCGGGCAGTTGCTCCTGGTCGGCAGCGTCGCCATCGCGCTCGTGATCGTCGGCGTCGTCGTCATGGTCAACGGGATGATGTTCGACGATAGCATCGGGGCGCGCGACAACGACGACGCGCTCGCCGACGCGGAGCGAACGATCGGCATGATCGAGTCGGACCTCAACGCGCTGGCCCGGGAGGTCAGGATGGACACCCGGGACGGTTCCGGCGACTTCGCCCCGGCGCTCCGTCGGAACATTTCGCTTTACAGCCGTCACCACACGAACCTGACCTTCGACAACGGCATCGTCTACACGAACGTCACCTTCGACGGCGCGGAATCGATCAACGGAACGACCATCTGGCAGACTCAGAGCACGAATCAGGGGGCCTGCGACAGGTCCACACCGTACCCCCGGTTCACGCTCGAGACGGGGGGCAGTTGCGAAGCGAACCCGACGATCGTCGAGGACGCGGACGCGGTCACGGATTTCCAGCTCACCGTCGAGAATCCGGGGACAGGTGCCTCTCCGGAGACGAGCATCGTCGTGGACAACGGCGCTGAGACGTGGCGGCTGCGCATGGACACGCAGCCCAACGGGTCCGTCGTCGTCCACGAGGAATCGCCGGGTGGAACCTCGCGCGTCGGCGTGTTCGACCCGAGTTTCGACCTGGAGCTACAGGACAGCGGCCGGCTCACGGTCGGTGGCAGCGAATCGGTCGTCTTCGCCGAGGGCGTCGATCCGCAGTACGACATCGGGTTCGAGAATACGGTCTCCGGCGGTGGCACGGCGCTGACCGGCACGTATACGATCTCGACGGACGGCGATCCGTCGGCGGGCATCGGCTCGCAGCCGGAGACGCTGAACACGGTCGTCAGCCCCGCCATCGAGATCTACTACCAGCGACAGGAGGTCACGTACGACCGAACGATCCTGCTGAACGAGTCGGGGGTGAGGTGA
- a CDS encoding DUF7288 family protein has translation MNGDTTDGRGQAYTLEGVIGAILVVSALLYGLQVVDFGPWTSDTTQQSADMEQRAEDMLDLAAQNGTLGRVVRCTYGTETVFSGAEVDAGSTTFERMLNQTFDRQGRNYDVYFTYLTPDGSRETISITSGDSDPTSGVIAPTDSAAVATRTLTVYDDDRTRILDRTQSPPRKCGSTGSTVEGAGSAYFMDDVNESSPLYNVVEVRLVVW, from the coding sequence ATGAACGGGGACACGACGGACGGACGGGGCCAGGCGTACACGCTCGAGGGGGTCATCGGTGCCATCCTCGTCGTGAGCGCGCTGCTGTACGGCCTCCAGGTGGTCGACTTCGGCCCCTGGACGAGCGACACGACCCAGCAGTCGGCCGACATGGAGCAACGCGCCGAGGATATGCTCGATCTGGCCGCGCAGAACGGGACGCTCGGTCGCGTCGTCAGGTGCACTTACGGGACCGAGACCGTATTTTCCGGGGCCGAGGTCGACGCGGGGTCGACCACCTTCGAGCGGATGCTGAACCAGACGTTCGACCGGCAGGGCCGCAACTATGACGTCTACTTCACGTATCTGACGCCCGACGGCTCCCGGGAGACCATCTCGATCACGTCGGGCGACAGCGATCCGACCAGCGGCGTCATCGCGCCGACCGATTCGGCGGCGGTGGCGACCCGGACGCTGACCGTCTACGACGACGACCGGACCCGGATCCTCGACCGGACGCAGAGCCCGCCGCGGAAGTGTGGGTCGACCGGCTCGACGGTCGAAGGCGCCGGGTCAGCGTACTTCATGGACGACGTCAACGAGAGTTCGCCGCTGTACAACGTCGTGGAGGTGCGGCTGGTCGTATGGTGA
- a CDS encoding DUF7287 family protein, with product MNGRGQTTHDYLAGVSILLLTVLFIFGYVPGVFGSTGMGVGGVEQSQADRAATYLVDAYAVDGSEQTLDYNGTGGIHDELRSDAGWNQFRERTGLNSVSASVGRPFVNVVLVNSSELNATGPPTPIDDDEGRHSYGSEPNLGQSVATSTRVVRFDADGAHHCNPTCWLVVRVW from the coding sequence ATGAACGGGCGGGGGCAAACGACGCATGACTATCTCGCGGGGGTGAGCATCCTGCTTCTCACCGTGCTCTTCATCTTCGGCTACGTGCCGGGGGTGTTCGGCTCCACGGGGATGGGAGTCGGCGGTGTCGAGCAGTCACAGGCCGATCGCGCGGCCACCTACCTCGTGGACGCCTACGCCGTCGACGGGAGCGAGCAGACGCTCGACTACAACGGCACCGGTGGCATCCACGACGAACTGCGCTCCGACGCGGGGTGGAACCAGTTCCGCGAGCGGACGGGCCTGAACTCCGTGTCGGCCAGCGTCGGCCGCCCGTTCGTGAACGTCGTGCTCGTCAACAGTTCGGAACTGAACGCCACCGGGCCGCCGACGCCCATCGACGACGACGAGGGCCGCCACTCCTACGGATCGGAACCGAACCTGGGCCAGTCGGTCGCGACGTCGACGCGGGTCGTTCGCTTCGACGCGGACGGCGCCCACCACTGTAATCCGACCTGCTGGCTGGTGGTCCGGGTCTGGTGA
- a CDS encoding type II secretion system F family protein — MSLDTREGNTVGSTSTLGDTFYPLYESLFDDEGDFVNGVGNKLAQARMPQNVELFLSRALGVGALAGLTLWIVGSLLGYLIFALFLSEAPVLLGLSESQIPPILLQLKIPFLVFVTGIVFGLIGFGIGFGSMVSIPYFRAGARKREINVLLSDSISFMYALSVGGLNQLEILQAMARADDTYGEVSKEFQSIVLETEYFDTDYRTAIRNQALQTPSDELAQFLTDMLSIVDSGGDMTGFLEDQKEKHMRTAKQEQEQVLETMELFGEMYMTLSLFPLLLIIILVIMSMMGDSQQFLLLGTVYGLIPLTGVGFLVLVSTVTQDEIGDGYLRPEGGREDVVVREGLDVLNLGLVEKYTGDYGVFEKIKGRERSYELSEIVRKPHIFFRDNPTVVLALTVPFSIIALVLGVLYGVAPLSTEGFVANPVGSTFFWFYVPLYINFVPLMIFYEWNVRARRGVVGHLSENLRKLSSANDTGMTLLESMSVVSETSSGKLADEFETMYAKVNYGTNLKDALREFNNKYHIPRLARTVKLISKAQEASSQIEDVLTTAAQASENQDDIDRDRKSRTRMQVVIIIMTYLTLLGVMALLKTQFLDVMSGLANQVGSGGGSSAAAGGGQFGSNVDTGLLSVLFFHAVTLQAVLSSFIAGYIREVDLISGVKFAVILPTIALVTWMAVG; from the coding sequence ATGAGTCTCGACACGCGCGAGGGGAACACGGTCGGGAGCACCAGCACGCTCGGCGACACGTTCTACCCACTCTACGAGTCCCTGTTCGACGACGAGGGCGACTTCGTCAACGGCGTCGGGAACAAACTCGCCCAGGCGCGGATGCCACAGAACGTCGAGTTGTTCCTCTCCCGGGCGCTGGGCGTCGGCGCCCTCGCCGGCCTGACGCTGTGGATCGTCGGCTCGCTACTGGGCTATCTGATCTTCGCGCTATTCCTCTCGGAAGCGCCGGTGTTGCTCGGCCTCTCCGAGAGCCAGATCCCGCCGATCCTGCTGCAACTCAAGATCCCGTTCCTGGTGTTCGTCACCGGCATCGTCTTCGGCCTGATCGGCTTCGGCATCGGCTTCGGATCGATGGTGTCGATCCCGTACTTCCGGGCGGGCGCGCGCAAACGCGAGATCAACGTCCTCCTATCGGACTCTATCTCCTTCATGTACGCGCTGTCGGTCGGGGGCCTGAACCAACTGGAGATCCTGCAGGCGATGGCCCGGGCCGACGACACCTACGGCGAGGTCTCCAAGGAGTTCCAGTCGATCGTCCTCGAGACCGAGTACTTCGACACGGACTACCGGACGGCGATCCGCAACCAGGCGCTCCAGACGCCCAGCGACGAACTCGCGCAGTTCCTGACGGACATGCTCTCGATCGTCGACTCCGGGGGTGACATGACCGGATTTCTAGAGGACCAGAAGGAGAAACACATGCGGACGGCAAAGCAGGAACAGGAGCAGGTCCTCGAGACGATGGAGCTGTTCGGCGAGATGTACATGACCCTCTCGCTGTTCCCACTGCTGCTCATCATCATCCTCGTCATCATGTCGATGATGGGTGACTCCCAGCAGTTCCTGCTTCTGGGAACCGTTTACGGGCTGATTCCGCTGACGGGGGTCGGCTTCCTGGTGCTGGTCTCGACGGTCACCCAGGACGAGATCGGCGACGGCTACCTCCGGCCGGAGGGTGGCCGGGAAGACGTGGTCGTGCGCGAAGGGCTCGACGTGCTGAACCTCGGCCTCGTCGAGAAGTACACCGGTGACTACGGCGTCTTCGAGAAGATCAAGGGCCGGGAGCGCTCCTACGAGCTGAGCGAGATCGTCCGGAAGCCACACATCTTCTTCCGGGACAACCCGACGGTCGTGCTGGCGCTGACGGTGCCCTTCTCGATCATCGCGCTGGTGCTGGGAGTGCTCTACGGCGTCGCGCCGCTCTCGACCGAGGGGTTCGTCGCCAACCCGGTCGGGAGCACGTTCTTCTGGTTCTACGTCCCGCTGTACATCAACTTCGTCCCGCTGATGATCTTCTACGAGTGGAACGTCCGCGCACGCCGGGGCGTCGTCGGCCACCTCTCGGAGAACCTCCGGAAGCTCTCGAGCGCCAACGACACCGGGATGACGCTGCTCGAATCGATGAGCGTCGTCTCCGAGACCTCCTCGGGGAAACTCGCAGACGAGTTCGAGACGATGTACGCGAAGGTCAACTACGGGACCAACCTCAAGGACGCGCTGCGGGAGTTCAACAACAAGTACCACATCCCACGGCTGGCGCGAACAGTCAAACTTATCAGTAAAGCACAAGAAGCATCGAGTCAGATCGAGGACGTGCTGACGACGGCGGCACAGGCCTCGGAGAATCAGGACGACATCGACCGCGATCGGAAGTCCCGAACTCGGATGCAGGTGGTCATCATCATCATGACCTACCTGACGCTGCTGGGCGTGATGGCGCTGCTGAAGACGCAGTTCCTGGACGTCATGTCCGGCCTGGCGAATCAGGTCGGCAGCGGTGGGGGAAGTTCGGCGGCGGCCGGCGGCGGCCAGTTCGGCTCGAACGTCGACACCGGCCTGCTGTCCGTGCTGTTCTTCCACGCGGTGACGCTGCAGGCGGTCCTGTCGTCGTTCATCGCGGGGTACATCCGCGAAGTCGACCTGATCTCGGGGGTGAAGTTCGCCGTCATACTGCCGACCATCGCGCTGGTCACCTGGATGGCAGTGGGGTAA
- a CDS encoding type II/IV secretion system ATPase subunit — protein MATDDIEGGDADGVDGADESADAEEVLARVERASVGEYTWEDFRREFHTGGPFDRTEFLGFDPRKMEDRLIQGASSAKGIHEPFEQFLNPERIPVVKDHYKWEHYKQEYYYTDGTPPTTSDGEKKEFDASDALGFDPEEMAGVLSFGEGLASELNEVVEDRTVSVNEDLDEDHFFSTADGKTTVVNRYDLEKSVPLSKKSHFEELERYWVNKPYACVVIFHSKKENEKKYYVIEPHLNPIERELQDFLAGKLRTAIKYSEDDVVVEGSEEDRAEVIQRESQRLLERYDLLEKGVSVQPDVGTMGKFKQMMGMDVELPDTPEGDLTGIPARPEPAILEEDPDTLSEYQVEKLLYVLKRNFIGYARIDPVKHDINVEDISCDGYNSRVFVYHTDYEQIISNIEHGESELDDFVVKLAQRSGKGISKRQPQVDATLPDGSRAQLTLGREVSDHGTNYTIRQFKDVPFTPIDLINWNTFSLDEMAFLWLCIENNKSLIFAGGTASGKTTSLNAVSLFIPSSAKIVSIEDTREVELPQRNWVASVTRPSFGEDDTGDVDEFDLLEAALRQRPDYIVMGEIRGEEGRTLFQVMSTGHTTYTTFHADSVGEVIKRFTTEPINVSKTLFTALDLVSIQTQTRTGGRKVRRNKTLTEINEYSAENDEINVRDVYQWQAETDTFIQMGQSNTLEEIKFDRGWDQEKLDEELFKRKVVLAYLINNNINTYQQVAATIQAFINDPDTILTLIAHDGLEQSLEDLREMESVKINIDPKKEEMVPRPEASDPMLEDTNEILDNAKPLFDRYKSMETPQIVKALSGIEPDEDIVPDEDEEEDDAEIDFGQFVTKAGAEAEEGD, from the coding sequence ATGGCAACCGATGACATAGAGGGGGGCGACGCCGACGGCGTCGACGGTGCCGATGAGAGCGCGGATGCGGAGGAGGTACTCGCCCGGGTCGAGCGGGCCTCCGTCGGAGAGTACACCTGGGAGGACTTCCGGCGCGAGTTCCACACCGGCGGGCCGTTCGACCGGACGGAGTTCCTCGGGTTCGATCCCCGGAAGATGGAGGACCGGCTGATCCAGGGCGCGAGCAGCGCCAAGGGGATTCACGAACCGTTCGAGCAGTTCCTCAACCCCGAACGGATACCCGTCGTCAAGGACCACTACAAGTGGGAACACTACAAGCAGGAGTACTACTACACCGACGGGACGCCGCCGACGACGAGCGACGGCGAGAAAAAGGAGTTCGACGCGAGCGACGCGCTCGGCTTCGATCCCGAGGAGATGGCGGGCGTGCTGAGTTTCGGCGAGGGGCTGGCCTCGGAACTGAACGAGGTCGTCGAAGACCGGACCGTCAGCGTCAACGAGGACCTCGACGAGGACCACTTCTTCTCTACGGCCGACGGCAAGACGACGGTCGTCAACCGCTACGACCTCGAGAAATCCGTGCCGCTCTCCAAGAAGAGTCACTTCGAGGAACTCGAACGCTACTGGGTCAACAAACCCTACGCCTGCGTCGTCATCTTCCACTCGAAGAAGGAAAACGAGAAGAAATACTACGTCATCGAGCCCCATCTCAACCCGATCGAGCGGGAACTACAGGACTTCCTCGCCGGCAAGCTCCGGACGGCGATCAAGTACTCGGAGGACGACGTCGTCGTCGAGGGCAGCGAGGAGGACCGCGCGGAGGTCATCCAGCGCGAGTCCCAGCGCCTGCTCGAACGGTACGATCTGCTGGAGAAGGGGGTGTCGGTCCAGCCGGACGTCGGGACGATGGGCAAGTTCAAGCAGATGATGGGCATGGACGTCGAGTTGCCCGACACACCGGAGGGCGATCTCACGGGCATCCCGGCCCGCCCCGAACCGGCCATCCTCGAAGAGGACCCGGACACGCTCAGCGAGTACCAGGTCGAGAAGCTGCTGTACGTCCTGAAACGCAACTTCATCGGGTACGCGCGGATCGACCCAGTCAAACACGACATCAACGTGGAGGACATCTCCTGTGACGGGTACAACTCGCGGGTGTTCGTTTACCACACCGACTACGAGCAGATCATCTCGAACATCGAACACGGCGAGAGCGAACTCGACGACTTCGTGGTCAAGCTCGCCCAGCGGTCGGGGAAGGGCATCTCCAAACGCCAGCCTCAGGTCGACGCCACGTTGCCGGACGGCTCCCGTGCCCAGCTCACCCTGGGCCGGGAAGTCTCAGATCACGGGACCAACTACACCATCCGTCAGTTCAAGGACGTCCCCTTCACCCCGATCGACCTCATCAACTGGAACACCTTCAGCCTCGACGAGATGGCCTTCCTCTGGCTCTGCATCGAGAACAACAAGAGCCTCATCTTCGCGGGCGGTACGGCGTCCGGGAAGACGACCAGCCTGAACGCAGTATCACTCTTCATCCCCTCGAGCGCGAAGATCGTCTCCATCGAGGACACGCGCGAGGTCGAACTCCCCCAGCGGAACTGGGTCGCGAGCGTCACCCGGCCCTCCTTCGGCGAGGACGACACGGGCGACGTGGACGAGTTCGACCTGCTGGAGGCCGCACTGCGTCAGCGTCCCGACTACATCGTGATGGGTGAGATCCGTGGCGAGGAAGGTCGGACCCTCTTCCAGGTCATGTCGACGGGTCACACCACCTACACCACGTTCCACGCCGACTCGGTGGGCGAGGTCATCAAGCGGTTCACGACCGAGCCGATCAACGTCTCGAAGACGCTCTTTACCGCGCTGGACCTGGTCTCGATCCAGACCCAGACCCGGACGGGCGGGCGGAAGGTCCGCCGGAACAAGACGCTGACCGAGATCAACGAGTACTCCGCGGAGAACGACGAGATCAACGTCAGGGACGTCTACCAGTGGCAGGCCGAGACGGACACGTTCATCCAGATGGGCCAGTCCAACACCCTGGAGGAGATCAAGTTCGACCGCGGGTGGGACCAGGAGAAACTCGACGAGGAGCTGTTCAAGCGGAAGGTCGTCCTGGCCTACCTCATCAACAACAACATCAACACCTACCAGCAGGTGGCGGCGACGATCCAGGCCTTCATCAACGATCCGGACACGATCCTGACGCTGATCGCCCACGACGGGCTCGAACAGAGCCTCGAGGACCTCCGCGAGATGGAGTCGGTCAAGATCAACATCGACCCCAAAAAGGAGGAGATGGTCCCGCGGCCGGAGGCGTCGGATCCGATGCTCGAGGACACGAACGAGATCCTCGACAACGCCAAACCCCTGTTCGACCGCTACAAGAGCATGGAGACGCCCCAGATCGTGAAGGCGCTGTCGGGCATCGAACCCGACGAGGACATCGTCCCCGACGAGGACGAGGAGGAGGACGATGCGGAGATCGACTTCGGGCAGTTCGTGACCAAAGCCGGCGCGGAAGCAGAGGAAGGGGACTGA
- a CDS encoding pyridoxal phosphate-dependent aminotransferase has translation MTMEVSDRVDGVPPSGIRRFFELAEEMDDIISLGVGEPDFSAPWSARDAAIASLERGETSYTANRGKKELREAIARHQHDAYGLDYDPDEEIIVTTGASEGIDLALRALVDPGDTVAVAQPSYVSYVPGVLFAGGEPLPVPTRAEDEFKLTREVLEDAGADEADALIYCYPNNPTGATMTGEELADVAAFCRENDLLVLADEIYAALTYEHEHTSIATLPEMRERTVVFNGFSKAYAMTGLRLGYAMGPAEAIAGMNRVHQYTMLSAPTTAQHAALDALANCDDDVADMREQYDRRRNFVLSRFAEMGIDCFEAAGAFYAFPKCPTGDSEAFAENLLQEERVAVVPGDVFGAGGEGHLRVSYATGLEDLKTAMNRIESFIS, from the coding sequence GTGACCATGGAGGTCTCAGACCGCGTCGACGGCGTGCCGCCCTCGGGCATCCGGCGGTTTTTCGAACTCGCCGAGGAGATGGACGACATCATCTCGCTGGGCGTCGGCGAACCGGACTTCTCGGCCCCCTGGAGCGCGCGCGACGCCGCCATCGCCTCGCTGGAACGAGGCGAGACCTCCTACACCGCGAACCGCGGGAAGAAGGAACTCCGGGAGGCCATCGCCCGTCACCAGCACGACGCCTACGGCCTGGACTACGACCCCGACGAGGAGATCATCGTCACTACCGGCGCGAGCGAGGGGATCGACCTGGCCCTGCGCGCGCTGGTCGACCCCGGTGACACCGTCGCGGTCGCCCAGCCGAGCTACGTCTCGTACGTCCCCGGCGTGCTCTTCGCCGGCGGGGAGCCGCTGCCGGTGCCGACCCGGGCCGAGGACGAGTTCAAACTCACCCGCGAGGTCCTGGAAGACGCCGGTGCGGACGAGGCGGACGCGCTGATATACTGTTACCCCAACAATCCGACCGGGGCGACGATGACCGGCGAGGAACTCGCGGACGTGGCGGCGTTCTGTCGCGAGAACGACCTGCTCGTGCTGGCCGACGAGATCTACGCGGCGCTGACCTACGAGCACGAGCACACCTCGATCGCGACGCTGCCGGAGATGCGCGAGCGCACGGTCGTGTTCAACGGGTTCTCGAAGGCATACGCGATGACGGGACTGCGACTGGGCTACGCGATGGGCCCGGCCGAGGCCATCGCGGGCATGAACCGCGTCCACCAGTACACGATGCTGTCGGCGCCGACGACCGCCCAGCACGCGGCTCTCGACGCCCTCGCGAACTGCGACGACGACGTCGCCGACATGCGCGAGCAGTACGACCGCCGTCGGAACTTCGTCCTCTCCCGGTTCGCCGAGATGGGCATCGACTGCTTCGAGGCCGCGGGCGCGTTCTACGCCTTCCCGAAGTGTCCGACCGGGGACAGCGAGGCGTTCGCCGAGAACCTGCTCCAGGAGGAGCGCGTCGCGGTCGTCCCGGGCGACGTCTTCGGCGCAGGCGGCGAGGGCCACCTCCGGGTGTCGTACGCAACGGGCCTAGAGGACCTGAAGACGGCGATGAACCGCATCGAGTCGTTCATCAGCTAG
- a CDS encoding Lrp/AsnC family transcriptional regulator, giving the protein MSSRAEILALLRENARYSAADMARQTDLDPEEVERVIAELEDDGVVAGYQAVLDYGELDEERVRALVELNVTLDRETSYADIAERLAKFPEVEGLRLVSGDYDFDMEVEGDSMSEVSRFISEKVAPVPEITQTVTHYVMESYKERGIVFGDGDDDDRLSISP; this is encoded by the coding sequence ATGAGCAGTCGCGCCGAGATACTGGCCTTGCTCCGGGAGAACGCGCGCTACTCCGCGGCGGACATGGCGCGCCAGACCGACCTCGACCCCGAGGAGGTCGAGCGAGTCATCGCGGAGCTAGAGGACGACGGCGTCGTCGCGGGGTACCAGGCCGTGCTGGACTACGGCGAACTCGACGAGGAACGCGTCCGCGCGCTGGTCGAACTCAACGTCACCCTGGACCGCGAGACCAGTTACGCCGACATCGCGGAGCGGCTGGCGAAGTTCCCGGAAGTCGAGGGCCTGCGGCTGGTGAGCGGCGACTACGACTTCGACATGGAGGTCGAGGGCGACTCCATGAGCGAGGTCTCGCGGTTCATCAGCGAGAAGGTCGCGCCCGTCCCCGAGATCACCCAGACGGTGACCCACTACGTCATGGAGTCCTACAAGGAACGGGGCATCGTCTTCGGCGACGGCGACGACGACGACCGCCTCTCGATCTCACCGTGA